A section of the Callospermophilus lateralis isolate mCalLat2 chromosome 14, mCalLat2.hap1, whole genome shotgun sequence genome encodes:
- the Krcc1 gene encoding lysine-rich coiled-coil protein 1 isoform X2 — protein MKHSKSYDSFQDELEDYIKVQKARGLEPKTCFRKMREGYLETCGHREEVDSRARYRMSDQRPPPGLVQTHPRSCSTPQTADGQLPQCLPAQDGRLRPESLSISQLPKDCFLGTPVPRNLSQREYNCGSYDLESSVHRHLSSGNSPSARPAGHKQAHQKRKRHPEEGGEEAEEEQPKHRRKRGSEELGLGRHRSIQRKKAKVETEATKVSAGKPKSRKERKSRAAASRKEGRKHRKASKDQGQERTEEEMLWDQSILGF, from the coding sequence ATGAAGCATTCAAAGTCAtatgactcttttcaagatgagctTGAAGATTACATTAAAGTGCAGAAAGCCAGAGGCTTAGAGCCAAAGACTTGTTTCAGGAAGATGAGAGAGGGCTACCTGGAAACCTGTGGGCACAGAGAGGAGGTCGACTCCAGAGCCAGGTACAGAATGTCTGACCAGAGACCACCACCTGGACTTGTCCAGACCCACCCAAGATCATGCAGTACTCCACAGACAGCGGACGGCCAGTTACCTCAGTGCCTGCCAGCTCAGGACGGCAGGCTGAGACCAGAGTCCCTGAGCATCTCTCAGCTCCCCAAGGACTGCTTCTTAGGGACACCAGTGCCCAGGAACCTTAGTCAGCGAGAGTACAATTGTGGCTCTTATGACTTGGAGTCCAGTGTTCACAGGCACCTCTCTTCAGGAAACAGCCCCAGCGCCCGTCCAGCCGGCCACAAGCAGGCGCATCAGAAGAGGAAAAGGCACCCCGAGGAGGGCGgagaggaggcagaggaggagcaGCCCAAGCACCGGAGGAAAAGAGGttctgaggaactgggtttgggcAGACACAGGAGCAtccaaagaaagaaagcaaaggtGGAGACGGAAGCCACGAAGGTCAGCGCAGGAAAGCCCAAGAGCCGGAAGGAGAGAAAGAGCCGAGCGGCGGCCTCCAGGAAAGAGGGCCGCAAGCACAGAAAAGCCAGCAAGGACCAAGGCCAGGAGAGGACCGAGGAGGAAATGCTCTGGGACCAGTCCATCCTCGGATTCTGA